Below is a window of Georgenia soli DNA.
GGATGAAGTAGACGAGGAACTGGCTGCCGGGCAGCACCATCAGCAGCAGCACGAACAGCAGCCTGGCCACCCAGGGACTGAGTCCGAAGCGGCGGCCGAGCCCGGCGCACACACCGGCGACGACGCGGGTGTCGCGGGGTCGGACGAGCCCGGTGCGGCCCACGGACTGGCGGATGTCGGTCATGACGGGGTCCTTTCGGTTCGGTACCTCAACGGTGCCGCACCGGCCGGCCCCGCGCATCGGGGTCGGACCCTGATTCTCACCCTGACCCGAGCGGGCGCAGCGCTCGGACCTGACGCTCGTGCTCGCCGCGGGTCCAGGGGTCGGCGAGCCGCGCGTCCTGGTTCGCGTCGAGGGGACGGCCGGCGGCGAGCGCGTCGAGGTAGCGGCGGTCCGCGTCCAGGCGCGCGAGGGCGCCGTCCCGGTCCGTGGGGCGCCCGTGGCCCGGAACGACCACCCGCAGGTCGTTCCGGCGGAGGGCCGCGGCGAGCCGGTCCAGGCCGGTCGAGTACTCGCCCAGCGGGTCCGCGGCGGACAGGTCCAGCAGCGGCACCTC
It encodes the following:
- a CDS encoding PspC domain-containing protein — protein: MTDIRQSVGRTGLVRPRDTRVVAGVCAGLGRRFGLSPWVARLLFVLLLMVLPGSQFLVYFILWILMPNEY